The following are encoded together in the Pedobacter sp. D749 genome:
- the cphA gene encoding cyanophycin synthetase codes for MKILNIQVLRGPNIWSISRKKLIQMRLDLEDLEQKPTNVIEGFSERIEKLLPSMFTHRCSKGVEGGFFTRVKEGTWMGHVIEHIALEIQTLAGMETGFGRTRMTKTEGIYNVVFSYLEEKVGVYSAEAAVRIAEALINNEEYDLEHDIRRMKEIRELEALGPSTGSIVEEAVKRSIPWIRLNKSSLVQLGYGKNQVRFRATMTEKTSSIAVDLASNKEETKRLLTEAAIPVASGVTISNPDDLEASVKKVGFPLVFKPLDGNHGKGATINVKTMEDAVAAFEYAKTYSRRVIIEKFITGFDFRVLVIDHKVVAAAQRDPAHVKGNGIHTIQELIDKENEDPRRGYGHENVLTEIAVDRDTLDLLAKKEYTLETIPEKGEVVYLKSTANLSTGGTSIDVTDIVHPQNIFICERISRVIGLDICGIDIMAQNLTQPLTENGGVVLEVNAAPGFRMHLAPSEGLPRNVAAPVIDMLYPQGKLSQIPIIAVTGTNGKTTTTRLIAHIIRSNGKRVGFTTSDGVYVHNTMLMKGDTTGPVSAEFILKDPTVEFAVLETARGGILRAGLGFNACDIGVVTNIQEDHLGLSDIHNLDDLTRVKAVVIGAVRRKGWAVLNADNGYCVRIAKDARCNVAYFSMDENNPVVKEHCRKGGIAAIYENGFITIKTGDWKLRVDKATHIPLTFGGSVNFMIQNVLAATLAAYLWGYKPEDIRLSLETFIPSAAHTPGRMNIFRFKDFKVLVDFAHNPDGFNGVKGFLQGVEATEQVGIISATGDRRDEDIIETARISAQMFDKIYVCQEKYLRGRQQQELVDLLIKGIREVDPNKEIIVNNKSTECLQIAIETAKKGSYLTILSNTIDNTIQRVTEHLDRELES; via the coding sequence ATGAAGATATTAAATATACAAGTATTAAGAGGACCAAACATATGGTCTATTAGCCGGAAGAAATTGATTCAGATGCGACTGGATTTAGAAGATTTAGAGCAAAAACCAACAAACGTAATAGAAGGATTTAGTGAAAGGATTGAGAAACTTTTGCCAAGCATGTTTACCCACCGCTGCTCGAAAGGTGTTGAGGGTGGCTTTTTTACGCGAGTGAAAGAAGGCACCTGGATGGGGCACGTGATTGAACACATTGCATTGGAAATTCAGACACTCGCCGGTATGGAAACTGGTTTTGGCAGAACGCGCATGACCAAAACCGAAGGCATTTATAATGTGGTTTTCAGTTATCTGGAGGAGAAAGTAGGTGTTTACTCGGCGGAAGCTGCGGTAAGAATTGCGGAGGCTTTGATCAATAATGAAGAGTACGATTTAGAACATGATATCCGCAGGATGAAGGAAATACGTGAACTGGAAGCCCTAGGCCCAAGTACAGGTTCGATTGTGGAAGAAGCGGTAAAAAGAAGCATTCCATGGATAAGATTGAACAAAAGTTCGTTGGTACAACTGGGTTATGGCAAAAATCAGGTGCGTTTTAGGGCCACCATGACCGAAAAAACCAGTAGCATTGCTGTAGATCTTGCCAGCAACAAGGAAGAAACGAAACGTTTGCTCACCGAAGCAGCCATTCCGGTAGCCTCTGGAGTAACCATTTCAAATCCTGACGATCTTGAAGCATCTGTTAAAAAGGTTGGATTTCCTTTAGTTTTTAAACCACTTGATGGCAACCACGGTAAAGGTGCAACCATTAATGTGAAAACAATGGAAGATGCTGTGGCGGCTTTTGAATATGCCAAAACGTATTCGAGACGGGTGATTATAGAAAAATTTATTACCGGATTTGACTTCCGGGTGCTGGTAATCGACCATAAAGTGGTTGCCGCGGCACAACGTGATCCGGCTCATGTAAAAGGCAATGGCATTCATACCATCCAGGAATTAATTGATAAGGAGAATGAAGACCCACGTCGCGGTTATGGCCATGAGAATGTGTTAACAGAAATAGCTGTCGATCGTGATACCCTGGATTTATTAGCCAAAAAAGAATATACTTTAGAGACTATTCCGGAAAAAGGAGAGGTGGTTTATTTAAAATCGACCGCCAATTTAAGTACAGGAGGAACATCTATTGATGTAACAGATATTGTTCATCCACAGAACATTTTTATTTGTGAAAGAATTTCAAGGGTAATCGGATTGGACATCTGCGGTATCGATATCATGGCGCAGAACCTTACTCAACCCTTAACTGAAAATGGTGGTGTGGTGTTAGAAGTTAATGCTGCTCCTGGTTTTAGGATGCACCTGGCGCCGAGTGAAGGTTTGCCACGCAATGTTGCGGCACCGGTAATTGATATGTTATATCCACAGGGGAAATTATCACAGATCCCGATTATCGCCGTAACCGGAACCAACGGAAAAACCACCACTACCCGTTTAATTGCGCACATTATCCGCAGCAACGGTAAACGCGTAGGTTTTACCACCAGTGACGGTGTATATGTGCACAATACCATGCTGATGAAGGGTGATACAACAGGGCCGGTAAGTGCAGAGTTTATTTTGAAAGACCCAACAGTAGAGTTTGCCGTATTGGAAACTGCCCGTGGCGGAATTTTAAGGGCAGGATTGGGCTTTAATGCCTGCGACATTGGTGTGGTGACCAACATCCAGGAAGATCACCTTGGCCTTTCTGATATTCATAATCTTGACGATTTAACCCGTGTTAAAGCGGTTGTAATTGGTGCGGTGCGCCGCAAAGGTTGGGCTGTATTGAACGCCGATAACGGCTATTGCGTTCGCATAGCTAAAGATGCCCGTTGTAATGTTGCTTACTTCAGCATGGATGAAAACAATCCAGTAGTTAAAGAACACTGTAGAAAAGGCGGTATTGCGGCCATTTATGAAAACGGGTTCATCACCATTAAAACCGGCGACTGGAAATTAAGGGTAGATAAAGCCACCCATATTCCTCTAACCTTTGGTGGTTCTGTAAACTTTATGATTCAGAATGTACTGGCAGCGACGCTAGCAGCCTATTTATGGGGCTACAAACCTGAAGATATCCGTTTGTCGTTAGAAACCTTTATTCCTTCAGCAGCACACACGCCAGGCAGGATGAATATTTTCAGATTTAAAGATTTTAAAGTGCTGGTCGATTTTGCGCATAATCCTGATGGATTTAATGGTGTAAAAGGTTTCTTGCAGGGCGTTGAGGCTACAGAACAGGTAGGTATTATTTCAGCAACCGGCGATAGAAGGGACGAGGATATTATCGAAACGGCCCGCATTTCTGCACAGATGTTTGATAAGATCTACGTTTGTCAGGAGAAATATCTCCGTGGCAGACAACAGCAGGAACTGGTCGATTTACTGATAAAAGGGATTAGAGAGGTTGATCCTAATAAAGAGATTATTGTAAACAATAAGAGTACGGAATGTTTACAAATCGCAATTGAAACCGCTAAGAAAGGTTCTTACCTCACTATTTTAAGTAATACTATTGATAATACAATTCAGCGTGTTACTGAACATTTAGATCGCGAATTAGAATCTTAG
- a CDS encoding PA2169 family four-helix-bundle protein, with protein sequence MKTTTETAEVLNDLIQINNDRIEGYEKARQELKDEDADLKTLFLNMIGESQKYKMALATEVSALGEDIETGTTNSGKIYRAWMDVKALFTGHDRKTVLNNCEFGEDAAQNAYKMALEEENIPSNIRDLISEQKASLRVSHDEIKRLRDAQA encoded by the coding sequence ATGAAAACGACAACAGAAACAGCAGAGGTATTAAACGATTTGATTCAAATTAATAACGATCGTATTGAAGGTTACGAAAAAGCCCGCCAGGAATTAAAAGATGAAGATGCCGATTTAAAGACGTTATTTCTAAATATGATAGGTGAAAGTCAAAAATATAAAATGGCATTGGCAACAGAAGTATCGGCTTTAGGTGAAGATATTGAAACAGGAACAACCAATTCGGGCAAAATCTACAGGGCCTGGATGGATGTTAAAGCACTTTTTACCGGCCACGACCGTAAAACTGTTTTAAACAATTGTGAATTTGGCGAAGATGCCGCTCAAAATGCATATAAAATGGCCTTAGAGGAAGAAAATATCCCTTCAAATATCAGAGACTTAATTTCAGAACAAAAGGCGTCTCTAAGAGTATCACATGATGAAATCAAAAGATTACGTGATGCTCAGGCATAA